The DNA window TGCACCACGCGCCAGGCGTCGCTGACCTGGTCGAGCTTGAGCACGTCGCGGCGCAGCGACACCGCCGCGGCGATCTTGCGCGCGAACCAGTCGGCGTCGATGGCCACGTCGGGGTCGTTCTCCAGCATGCGCAGGGCGATGCGCGAGTGGCCGTTGTAGAAGCCGCGGCCGATCCAGACGCCGTCGACGCCGACCACGTCGACGATCGCCCCCGGCTTGGGACGCTGGGCGGGCTTGTCGACCAGGCGCTGGAAGATCCAGGGATGGGTGGATTTCCAGGCGTTCTTGAGGCGTACGGTGGGGATTTCGGTAGTCATCCGCCCATTCTACCGGGCCCGGCGCCGCCGGCCCGGCGCGGGCGCGGGCCGATCGGCGTCGCAATCCCGCCTGCGGGACGAAGTAGCCCGCCGCGGCCGGCTTGTTTTGCCCGCCACCGGTGCCAATCTGGTCTCCATGCACCTGCCCACCGACGCCCCGATCCCCGACACCCCGGCCCAGCGCAAGGCCGACCGTGCGCGGCTGCTGCGCGCGCTCAACCTCAGCCTGGGCTTCGTCCTGGTCCTGGTCGCGGTGTTCAGCGCCCAGAGCCTGTTCGACCCGCGCCCGTTCACCGTCCAGCCCTGGTCGGCGGCCGGCCTGCTCGGCCTGCTGACCGCACCGCTGTTGCACGGCTCGATCGAGCACCTGGCGGCGAACGCCACCTCGCTGCTGCTGCTCGGCAGCCTGGCCGGCGCGGTCTACCCGCAGGCGACCGCCCGCGCCCTGCCCTTGCTGTGGCTCGGCTCCGGCCTGGGCGCCTGGCTGCTCGGCGAGCCGGGCAGCTATCACCTCGGCGCCAGCGGCCTCACTCACGGCCTGATGTTCCTGGTCATGACCCTGGGCCTGCTGCGCCGCGA is part of the Lysobacter firmicutimachus genome and encodes:
- a CDS encoding rhomboid family intramembrane serine protease, with translation MHLPTDAPIPDTPAQRKADRARLLRALNLSLGFVLVLVAVFSAQSLFDPRPFTVQPWSAAGLLGLLTAPLLHGSIEHLAANATSLLLLGSLAGAVYPQATARALPLLWLGSGLGAWLLGEPGSYHLGASGLTHGLMFLVMTLGLLRRDRASIAAAMIAFLLYGGMLLTVLPREIGVSWQAHLGGAVAGVIAAYAFRLRDPLPPRKRYSWEDEEDAELAPLNDELEPPKPRDVPVLWNRPDPRDVQTGTVLRFPPRREPEE